In Dyella terrae, one DNA window encodes the following:
- a CDS encoding DsbC family protein has translation MSKKWLLAIGVSLLAAQAFAAEPASPEDTVRKAVLSIANVKIDSLKPAPMPGYYQVIASGQMVYVSADGKYLFNGDVLDVGSRKNLSDAEWAAFRKAELAKLPVSDRIVFAPEKPRYTVTVFTDVTCTYCRALHKHIEDFNKAGIAVEYVAWPREGVTTTAGRPTDTYKEMVSVWCAADRKSAFTEAKAGKAPKSSNCDNPVKAEYDLGERLGVNGTPMVVAEDGRVLGGYMTPAQMLEKLTNKGS, from the coding sequence ATGTCGAAGAAATGGTTGCTGGCGATTGGCGTCAGTCTGTTGGCGGCTCAGGCGTTTGCGGCCGAGCCGGCGTCGCCGGAAGACACCGTTCGCAAGGCCGTGCTCAGCATCGCCAACGTCAAGATCGATTCGCTCAAGCCGGCGCCGATGCCTGGCTATTACCAGGTGATCGCTTCCGGGCAGATGGTTTACGTCAGTGCGGACGGCAAGTACCTGTTCAACGGCGACGTGCTCGACGTCGGCTCGCGCAAGAATCTCTCGGATGCTGAGTGGGCCGCGTTCCGCAAGGCGGAGCTTGCCAAGTTGCCTGTATCCGACCGCATCGTGTTCGCGCCGGAAAAGCCCCGATACACGGTGACCGTCTTTACCGACGTCACCTGCACCTATTGCCGGGCGTTGCACAAGCACATCGAGGACTTCAACAAGGCCGGCATCGCCGTGGAATACGTGGCCTGGCCGCGCGAAGGCGTGACCACTACGGCCGGTCGCCCGACCGACACCTACAAGGAAATGGTGTCCGTGTGGTGCGCCGCCGACCGCAAGTCGGCCTTCACGGAAGCGAAGGCGGGCAAGGCGCCCAAGTCCAGCAACTGCGATAACCCGGTCAAGGCGGAGTACGACCTGGGTGAGCGCCTGGGCGTGAACGGTACGCCCATGGTCGTGGCCGAGGATGGACGGGTGCTGGGTGGCTACATGACGCCGGCACAGATGCTCGAGAAGCTCACGAACAAGGGTTCGTAA
- the xerD gene encoding site-specific tyrosine recombinase XerD, which yields MSEKTVSIAEADQRSIAAFVERVWSEDGLSDRTLEAYRRDLEGLARWLGRQGVGLESAGREHLSAYHGAQPVAVRSLARRQSTFRRYYGFLAREKPGFEDPTLLIERPKMPRSLPKALAEREIEGLLTAPDVETPLGLRDRAMLELMYASGLRVSELVELPLSALNPRQGVLRVTGKGGKDRLVPVGELALERIQSYLAAVRPTLARGRQPVALFLTRRGEGMTRQMFWTLVKRYAQQVGIVAKRISPHVLRHSFATHLLNHGADLRALQMLLGHSALSTTQIYTLVAKEGLKRLHAQHHPRG from the coding sequence ATGTCAGAAAAGACCGTAAGTATCGCCGAAGCCGACCAGCGCAGCATTGCCGCCTTCGTGGAGCGTGTGTGGTCGGAAGATGGTTTGTCAGATCGCACGCTGGAAGCCTATCGCCGCGATCTGGAGGGTTTGGCGCGCTGGCTGGGCCGGCAGGGCGTGGGCCTGGAATCCGCGGGACGCGAGCATCTGTCCGCCTACCACGGCGCCCAGCCGGTTGCAGTGCGCTCCCTGGCTCGCCGCCAGTCGACGTTCCGCCGCTATTACGGCTTCCTGGCCCGGGAGAAACCGGGGTTCGAGGATCCGACCCTGCTGATCGAGCGGCCCAAGATGCCCCGCAGCCTGCCCAAGGCGCTGGCCGAGCGTGAGATCGAGGGCTTGCTGACCGCGCCTGACGTCGAGACCCCGCTGGGCCTGCGTGACCGGGCGATGCTCGAGTTGATGTATGCCTCGGGTCTCCGTGTGTCGGAACTGGTGGAGCTGCCATTGTCCGCGCTTAATCCACGCCAGGGCGTGCTTCGCGTGACTGGCAAGGGCGGCAAGGATCGTCTGGTGCCGGTGGGCGAGCTGGCGCTGGAGCGCATTCAGTCCTATCTGGCGGCCGTGCGTCCGACGCTGGCCCGGGGGCGGCAACCGGTGGCGCTTTTCCTCACCAGGCGCGGTGAGGGCATGACGCGCCAGATGTTCTGGACCCTGGTGAAGCGTTACGCACAGCAGGTGGGCATCGTGGCCAAGCGGATCTCGCCGCATGTGCTGCGTCACTCGTTTGCGACACACCTGCTCAATCACGGCGCCGATCTGCGCGCGCTGCAGATGTTGCTGGGGCACAGCGCGCTCAGTACCACGCAGATTTATACCCTGGTGGCCAAGGAAGGTCTCAAGCGCCTTCACGCCCAGCATCACCCGCGCGGATGA
- a CDS encoding RDD family protein has product MSTSPQAVYCPVWRRLVAMVYDLLAVVAIVMMVGYVCQRITGGELIHTGAHTDIPWWYQPLQGLVVAAYFVISWMRGGHTLGMRAWRLRLTREDGSRIALGQAIIRVLVAGAPILLLSLATWSGTRFALWAVVAGWAIWFGVGLFDRRHRAIHDMVARTEIRRIL; this is encoded by the coding sequence ATGAGCACCTCCCCGCAAGCTGTGTACTGCCCCGTTTGGCGCCGCCTCGTTGCCATGGTCTACGACCTGCTTGCGGTCGTCGCGATCGTGATGATGGTCGGCTACGTCTGCCAGCGCATCACGGGCGGCGAGTTGATCCACACCGGCGCGCATACGGACATCCCGTGGTGGTACCAGCCCTTGCAGGGTCTGGTCGTCGCGGCTTACTTCGTCATCTCGTGGATGCGGGGCGGTCATACGCTGGGCATGCGCGCCTGGCGCCTGCGCCTGACGCGCGAGGACGGCTCGCGGATTGCCCTTGGTCAGGCCATCATTCGGGTGCTCGTCGCGGGCGCCCCGATCCTCCTGCTCTCACTGGCGACATGGTCCGGCACCCGGTTCGCGCTCTGGGCGGTCGTGGCCGGTTGGGCCATCTGGTTCGGTGTCGGGCTGTTCGACCGTCGCCATCGTGCCATCCACGACATGGTCGCGCGCACGGAAATCCGCCGCATCCTTTGA
- a CDS encoding polyhydroxyalkanoate depolymerase encodes MLYQIHEWQRSILGPLSYYADATAHLLTDQGSPFSQLPGAQRMAAGYELLHRLGKEYEKPEFGIHKIESHGQEIAIVERVALDKPFCQLKRFKRFSDDPDTIEKMKEEPVVLVVAPLSGHHATLLRDTVRTLLRDHKVYITDWVDARMVPLSDGAFRLDDYVAYIEEFIRFIGARQLHVISVCQPTVPVLAAVSLMAARGEDTPLSLTMMGGPIDPRSNPTSVNNLATKQPLSWFKGNVIHTVPPNYPGRGREVYPGFLQHAGFVAMNPGRHLSSHWDFYLNLLRGDQDDAAAHRKFYDEYNAVLDMPAEYYLDTIETVFQQFLLPRGLWDVNGERVTPSAIKQSALLTIEGELDDISGLGQTEAAHDLCTGIPADRRAHKVIEGAGHYGIFSGRRWREVVYPQVREFIRKQQALVAVK; translated from the coding sequence ATGCTCTACCAGATCCACGAATGGCAGCGCTCCATCCTCGGCCCGCTCAGCTATTACGCCGATGCCACCGCGCACCTGCTGACCGACCAGGGCAGTCCCTTCTCGCAGTTGCCCGGCGCGCAGCGCATGGCAGCCGGTTACGAGTTGCTGCATCGACTGGGCAAGGAGTACGAAAAACCTGAATTCGGCATCCACAAGATCGAATCGCATGGCCAGGAAATCGCCATCGTCGAACGCGTGGCGCTGGACAAGCCGTTCTGCCAGCTCAAACGCTTCAAGCGCTTCAGCGACGATCCGGACACCATCGAAAAGATGAAAGAGGAGCCGGTCGTGCTCGTCGTGGCCCCGCTGTCCGGCCACCACGCCACCCTGCTCCGCGATACCGTGCGCACCCTGCTGCGCGACCACAAGGTCTACATCACCGACTGGGTCGACGCGCGCATGGTGCCGCTCAGCGACGGCGCGTTCCGTCTCGACGACTACGTCGCCTACATTGAGGAATTCATCCGTTTCATCGGCGCGCGACAGCTGCACGTGATCTCGGTGTGCCAGCCCACGGTACCGGTGCTCGCCGCCGTGTCACTGATGGCCGCGCGTGGTGAAGACACGCCGCTGAGCCTGACGATGATGGGCGGCCCGATCGATCCGCGCAGCAATCCCACCAGCGTGAACAATCTCGCCACCAAACAGCCGCTGAGCTGGTTCAAGGGCAACGTGATCCACACTGTCCCGCCGAACTACCCCGGCCGCGGGCGCGAGGTTTACCCGGGTTTCCTGCAGCACGCCGGCTTCGTCGCCATGAACCCCGGCCGCCACCTGAGCTCGCACTGGGATTTCTATCTGAACCTGCTGCGCGGCGATCAGGATGACGCTGCTGCCCACCGCAAGTTCTACGACGAATACAACGCCGTGCTCGACATGCCGGCGGAGTACTACCTCGACACGATCGAAACCGTCTTCCAGCAGTTCCTGCTGCCGCGCGGCCTGTGGGACGTGAACGGCGAGCGGGTGACACCGTCGGCAATCAAGCAAAGTGCCCTGCTCACGATTGAAGGCGAGCTGGATGATATTTCCGGCCTGGGCCAGACCGAAGCGGCGCACGATCTGTGCACCGGCATTCCGGCGGACCGACGGGCGCACAAGGTGATCGAAGGCGCCGGCCATTACGGCATCTTCAGCGGTCGCCGCTGGCGCGAAGTGGTTTATCCGCAGGTGCGGGAATTCATTCGCAAGCAGCAGGCGCTTGTGGCGGTGAAGTGA
- the ltaE gene encoding low-specificity L-threonine aldolase yields MNWVDLRSDTVTRPTPAMRAAMLDADVGDDVYGEDPTVNALQARLAADLGFEAGLFVPSGTQSNLLALMSHCERGDEYLVGADAHTYKFEGGGAAVLGSIQPQPIPHDVDGSLPLDKIAAAIKPVDPHFARTRLLALENTWHGRVLPIEYLRDASHFARERKLAFHLDGARLFNAAVASGCPARDIASLFDSVSICLSKGLGAPVGSVLVGSGALIEKARRWRKVAGGGWRQAGMLAAAGSYALDHHVERLAEDHARAASMAERLGQIAGIKLLGQHTNMVFIDVPAERLRELDAHLREQKVRISIGYLPTLRLVTHMDVDDEGLERTVGAFRTFFARG; encoded by the coding sequence ATGAACTGGGTGGATCTGCGCAGTGACACGGTGACCCGGCCCACGCCGGCCATGCGGGCGGCCATGCTCGACGCCGACGTCGGCGATGATGTCTATGGGGAAGATCCGACGGTCAACGCGCTGCAGGCACGTCTGGCGGCTGACCTTGGTTTCGAGGCCGGCCTGTTCGTGCCCTCCGGTACGCAGTCCAATTTGCTGGCCCTGATGTCGCATTGCGAGCGCGGCGACGAGTATCTCGTCGGTGCCGATGCCCATACTTACAAGTTCGAAGGCGGTGGCGCGGCGGTGCTCGGCTCGATCCAGCCGCAGCCGATCCCGCACGATGTCGATGGCAGTCTGCCGCTGGACAAGATCGCCGCCGCGATCAAGCCGGTGGACCCCCATTTCGCACGCACGCGACTGCTGGCGCTGGAGAACACCTGGCATGGCCGCGTCTTGCCCATCGAGTATCTGCGCGATGCCAGCCACTTCGCACGCGAGCGCAAGCTGGCCTTCCATCTGGATGGTGCACGTTTGTTCAATGCCGCCGTGGCTTCTGGGTGCCCGGCGCGAGACATCGCGAGTCTGTTCGACAGCGTGTCGATCTGTTTGTCCAAGGGATTGGGCGCACCGGTCGGCTCAGTGCTGGTTGGCTCCGGCGCACTTATCGAGAAGGCGCGTCGCTGGCGCAAAGTTGCCGGTGGTGGCTGGCGTCAGGCCGGCATGTTGGCCGCGGCGGGATCGTATGCGCTCGACCATCATGTGGAGCGGTTGGCGGAAGACCACGCGCGCGCGGCGTCAATGGCAGAACGGCTGGGCCAGATCGCTGGCATCAAGCTTTTGGGTCAGCACACCAACATGGTGTTCATCGATGTGCCCGCCGAGCGCTTGCGTGAACTGGATGCTCATTTGCGCGAGCAGAAGGTGCGGATCAGCATCGGCTATTTGCCGACTTTGCGGCTCGTGACGCATATGGACGTCGATGACGAAGGTCTCGAGCGGACAGTGGGAGCGTTCCGGACGTTCTTTGCCAGGGGCTAG
- a CDS encoding glucan ABC transporter ATP-binding protein/ permease, with the protein MSLLRLYMRVLALLAPERRLAVTLAVANLALAGVFFIEPVLFGKVVDALGASTPGAAPRLIALWAAVGFVGVAAGVWASLHADRLAHRRRLAAIALFFEHAASLSIGFHSEHHTGRLARIMNNGVGNLFGLWLSFFREHLATLFAIVVMIPLALWMNWKLALLMIALMAIFAFSNAFAIRKTHRAQAEVEELHHEIATRAGDVFGNVSIVQSFTRLAAEAADLRGMMRQVLAAQYPVLRGWAILSVLNRAASTLTIVAIFALGASLHARGEITVGGIVSFVGFSMLLIGRLEQFASFISGLFFQTQSLRDFFAVLDERPAIVERPDALELVSVRGDVAFEHVSFGYDPVQPALHGLSFNVPAGSTVALVGPTGAGKTTALSLLYRAYDPSAGRITIDGHDIRDVTLDSLRRNVGVVFQDPGMFYRSILENLRIGRPDAPIDEIEQAVAAAEAAVFIARKPEGMETLVAERGRSLSGGERQRLAIARAMLKNAPILVLDEATSALDNATEVRIQRALATLTKGRTTFVIAHRLSTVRHADLILVLDQGRLVERGRFDALIAQGGLFARLAEDGKFAPDAEPVGEGEELA; encoded by the coding sequence ATGTCCCTGCTCCGCCTGTATATGCGCGTGCTGGCCCTGCTCGCTCCCGAACGGCGTCTGGCCGTCACCCTGGCGGTCGCCAATCTGGCCCTGGCCGGCGTGTTCTTCATCGAGCCGGTGCTCTTTGGCAAGGTGGTCGACGCCCTTGGGGCATCCACGCCCGGGGCTGCCCCACGCCTGATCGCGCTCTGGGCGGCGGTGGGGTTCGTTGGCGTGGCCGCGGGTGTCTGGGCTTCGCTGCATGCGGACCGCCTTGCCCATCGACGGCGGCTGGCCGCCATCGCCCTGTTCTTCGAACACGCGGCATCGCTGTCGATCGGATTCCACAGCGAGCACCACACCGGGCGCCTTGCCCGCATCATGAACAATGGCGTCGGCAATCTGTTTGGCCTGTGGCTGAGTTTCTTTCGCGAACATCTCGCGACGCTCTTCGCCATCGTCGTGATGATCCCGCTCGCATTGTGGATGAACTGGAAGCTGGCCTTGCTGATGATCGCGCTGATGGCGATCTTTGCATTCTCCAACGCCTTCGCCATTCGCAAGACGCATCGTGCGCAGGCCGAGGTGGAAGAACTGCATCACGAGATTGCCACGCGTGCCGGCGACGTTTTCGGCAACGTTTCCATCGTGCAGAGTTTTACGCGCCTCGCCGCCGAGGCGGCCGACTTGCGCGGCATGATGCGGCAGGTTCTTGCCGCCCAGTATCCCGTGCTGCGCGGCTGGGCGATTCTCTCCGTGCTCAATCGCGCCGCGAGCACCCTCACCATCGTCGCGATCTTTGCGCTGGGCGCGTCACTGCATGCGCGCGGCGAAATCACCGTGGGTGGCATCGTGAGTTTCGTCGGTTTTTCGATGCTCTTGATCGGGCGACTGGAGCAGTTCGCCTCGTTCATTTCCGGCCTGTTCTTTCAGACACAGTCGCTGCGCGATTTCTTCGCGGTGCTGGACGAGCGTCCGGCCATCGTCGAACGCCCCGATGCACTTGAACTGGTCAGCGTGCGCGGCGACGTCGCCTTCGAACACGTCAGCTTCGGCTACGACCCTGTGCAACCTGCCCTGCATGGACTGAGCTTCAACGTGCCCGCCGGAAGCACGGTCGCGCTGGTGGGCCCCACCGGCGCGGGCAAGACCACGGCACTGAGCCTGCTCTATCGCGCCTACGACCCCAGCGCCGGACGCATCACCATCGATGGGCACGACATCCGCGATGTCACGCTCGACTCACTGCGTCGCAACGTCGGCGTCGTGTTTCAGGACCCGGGCATGTTCTACCGCTCGATCCTCGAAAACCTGCGCATCGGCAGGCCGGATGCGCCCATTGACGAGATCGAACAAGCCGTGGCCGCCGCGGAGGCAGCCGTCTTCATCGCACGCAAACCCGAAGGCATGGAAACCCTGGTCGCCGAACGTGGCCGCTCCTTGTCGGGTGGCGAGCGCCAGCGCCTGGCCATCGCGCGCGCCATGCTCAAGAACGCGCCCATCCTGGTGCTCGACGAGGCGACCAGTGCGCTGGATAACGCCACTGAAGTTCGCATCCAGCGCGCATTGGCGACCCTGACCAAGGGACGTACGACATTTGTGATCGCGCACCGCTTGTCCACCGTGCGTCACGCCGACCTGATCCTCGTCCTCGATCAGGGCCGGTTGGTGGAACGCGGACGATTCGATGCGCTGATCGCGCAAGGCGGACTGTTCGCCCGCCTCGCCGAAGATGGCAAGTTCGCGCCGGACGCGGAACCCGTGGGTGAAGGCGAAGAGCTGGCCTGA
- the lptG gene encoding LPS export ABC transporter permease LptG, which produces MAVSLKLKRVDYLIGTTVLGSLLMVWLLLTGLDAVLQFLRQLGAVGKNGYTLNNAVIYILVTFPRRMYEMFGHSALIGGLLGLGGLASSGELTALRAAGMSKFRIGASAVGVVALLIAGVVILGETAAPWGDRQAQAMQLRMKSSNLGMASNTGLWARDGERIINAKAAMAKQTGTHNTVQLADVRVYTLTPNGEVSRFDWAKTAEHDGRQWVLSGVRSTTLDDAGTHSTTAATQRWDSTLNPQVLEQSVIQPQYLPMRDLNRNIEYLKSNGQNPGVYAVAFWTRALYPLNVLVLVLCAMPFAFGALRSGGLGKRMFIGILLAIGWYFLQKAMVNFGTVYGIPPLVANLLPAVVLAVAAWLYFRKNG; this is translated from the coding sequence ATGGCCGTGTCGCTCAAACTCAAGCGGGTCGATTATCTGATCGGCACGACGGTGCTCGGTTCGCTGCTGATGGTGTGGCTGTTGCTGACCGGCCTTGATGCCGTGCTGCAGTTCCTGCGCCAGCTCGGTGCGGTGGGCAAGAACGGTTACACGCTCAACAACGCGGTGATCTACATCCTGGTCACTTTCCCGCGTCGCATGTACGAGATGTTTGGCCATTCAGCGCTGATCGGCGGCCTGCTGGGCCTGGGCGGCCTGGCCTCCAGCGGCGAGCTGACGGCCCTGCGTGCAGCGGGCATGTCCAAGTTCCGCATCGGTGCATCGGCGGTGGGCGTGGTGGCGCTGTTGATCGCTGGCGTGGTGATCCTGGGCGAGACGGCGGCGCCCTGGGGCGATCGCCAGGCGCAGGCGATGCAACTGCGCATGAAGTCCAGCAACCTGGGCATGGCCAGCAATACGGGCCTGTGGGCGCGCGATGGCGAACGGATCATCAACGCGAAGGCCGCCATGGCCAAGCAGACTGGCACGCACAACACCGTGCAGCTGGCAGACGTGCGCGTTTATACGCTGACGCCCAACGGCGAGGTGTCGCGTTTCGACTGGGCGAAAACCGCCGAGCACGACGGTCGCCAGTGGGTGCTGAGCGGTGTGCGTTCGACGACACTGGATGACGCGGGCACGCACAGCACGACAGCCGCCACACAGCGCTGGGATTCCACGCTCAATCCGCAGGTGCTGGAGCAGTCGGTGATCCAGCCGCAGTACCTGCCGATGCGCGACCTCAATCGCAACATCGAATACCTGAAATCCAACGGCCAGAATCCCGGCGTCTACGCCGTGGCCTTCTGGACGCGCGCGCTGTATCCGCTGAATGTCCTCGTGCTGGTGCTTTGCGCCATGCCTTTTGCCTTCGGCGCACTGCGCTCGGGTGGCCTGGGCAAACGCATGTTCATCGGCATCCTGCTCGCCATCGGCTGGTACTTCCTGCAGAAGGCGATGGTGAATTTCGGTACGGTGTACGGCATTCCGCCGCTGGTCGCGAACCTGCTCCCCGCCGTCGTGCTGGCGGTCGCGGCGTGGTTGTACTTCCGCAAGAACGGATAG
- the lptF gene encoding LPS export ABC transporter permease LptF → MLSILDRYFLRELAQTVAATAVVLLVIMAGSAFARVLQQVANGSFPASVMFQVLGLNMLDGLSNLLPLAGFLGVFWSLGRMYRESEMHVLASSGMGPRGLLRPIGILAAVLAAMVAMVSTWLGPWAARTSDQLVAEANRSVIAAGLDAGRFTELPGKGGIIFVDTLSRDGSQLGNTLLVTERPGKDKDSPAVVKLVTGKSGQLYQDTNGEGRFLSLRDGWQYEIPLGGDNWRKMQYERNDASLSNVQNDDSDEDPAHTVPTFDLARVTTPDGRAEFAWRITVPVMSIVLMMLSLPLSRQSPREPRYGRMLLAVLAFFLYFNLLALCRAQIIKGHWHNAGSMWAVSLLVFAGAAWMFRNQYAARNVRKGKA, encoded by the coding sequence ATGCTGAGCATCCTCGACCGATACTTCCTGCGCGAGCTGGCCCAGACGGTGGCCGCGACAGCTGTCGTGCTGCTGGTCATCATGGCCGGCTCAGCGTTTGCGCGCGTGCTCCAGCAGGTGGCGAACGGCAGCTTCCCGGCCAGCGTGATGTTCCAGGTGCTGGGCCTGAACATGCTCGACGGCCTGTCCAACCTGCTGCCGCTGGCGGGCTTCCTCGGCGTGTTCTGGTCGCTCGGTCGCATGTACCGCGAGAGCGAGATGCACGTGCTGGCGTCCTCGGGGATGGGGCCGCGTGGCCTGTTGCGTCCGATCGGCATCCTCGCCGCCGTGCTGGCCGCCATGGTGGCCATGGTCTCCACCTGGCTGGGACCCTGGGCGGCGCGCACCTCCGACCAGCTCGTGGCCGAGGCCAATCGCTCGGTCATCGCCGCCGGTCTGGATGCCGGTCGTTTTACCGAACTTCCGGGCAAGGGCGGCATCATCTTTGTCGACACGCTGAGCCGCGACGGCAGCCAGCTGGGTAATACGCTGCTGGTCACGGAGCGCCCGGGCAAGGACAAGGACAGCCCGGCGGTGGTCAAGCTGGTGACCGGCAAGAGCGGTCAGCTCTATCAGGACACCAACGGCGAAGGCCGCTTTTTGTCACTGCGCGATGGCTGGCAGTACGAAATTCCGCTCGGTGGCGACAACTGGCGCAAGATGCAGTACGAGCGCAACGATGCCTCGCTGTCGAACGTGCAGAATGACGACAGCGATGAGGATCCCGCACACACCGTTCCCACCTTCGACCTGGCGCGCGTGACCACGCCCGACGGTCGCGCCGAGTTCGCCTGGCGCATTACCGTGCCGGTGATGTCGATCGTGCTGATGATGCTGTCTCTGCCGCTGTCGCGCCAAAGTCCGCGTGAGCCGCGTTACGGCCGCATGTTGCTTGCCGTGCTGGCGTTCTTCCTCTACTTCAATCTGCTGGCGCTGTGCCGCGCGCAGATCATCAAGGGGCATTGGCATAACGCCGGTTCGATGTGGGCGGTGAGCCTGCTGGTGTTCGCCGGTGCCGCCTGGATGTTCCGCAACCAGTACGCCGCGCGCAACGTGCGCAAAGGCAAGGCGTAA